The genomic region TCCTGTCTTGTTAAGCAGCCTACCTTTCCAGCTAGCTAGCCTCCCTTGGACCTTGTCAATAACCTCCTGCACCGTCTTTTTCGCCGCTCTATCGTGGCCAATGTTCACCACTAAATATCTGCCTAGGTTCTGAGTTAAGTGAATCTGAGAAACCCTTGACAAGACCTCCTTCCTCCGCTGAGTGATATTCTTAGAGCATTGAGCCTTAGACTTGGCCAGATTAACTTTCAATCCAGATGCCTTTGTAAAGAGATCAAGAACCTGCATAACCATTTCAACCTGCGATCTTGTTGCTTTGCAGAAAAGGAGAAGGTCGTCAGCAAACATAAGATGCAAAATCCTAGGTCTCCCTTTGGAGATGGCAACAAGTACCCAAGATCCATTAGAAACATAATGAGAGATAAGGTAAGCCAATCGTTCCATACACATAACAAAGAGATACGGAGATAGAGAGTCACCTTGTCTTAGCCCTCTTTGAGGATTAAAATTCTGTAACCTCTCACCATTCCATAGGATTGAAAGTGAAGAAGAGCAAACACACCTCATGATTATGCTAGTTATGTTCTAAGAGAAGCCAAAACTAGTAAGAGTATGTTGAAGAAATCTCCAATCTACTCTATCATATGCCTTCTCTAAATCAATTTTGAAAGCCATAGTACCTTTCTTGGACTTGGTCTTGCGCATAAAATTAAGGATCTCTTGTGCAATAATGATATTCTCGCTCGTTCTTCTCCCCGGGATAAATCCCCCTTGAAGAGGACCAATGACTTCCGTAAGGAAAGGGCGGAAACGATTAACAAGGACCTTAGTTAAAATTTTGTATATGACGTTACATAGGCTTGTAGGCCTAAATTCTTTCATGACCGTCGGTCTGTCCACTTTCGAGATTAAAACAATAAGAGTCTCAAAAAAGGAAGCTTCTAAAACTTCACCTGCAAAAGCTTTACACACAATCTTCCAAATATCCTTTCCAACTAGGTCCCAATACTCCTTAAAGAAAATAGCTTGGAAGCCATCTGGTCTAGGTGCTTTGAAGGAGTTCATCTCCATAACAGTCCTCCTCACCTCCTCAATCGAAACTGGTTCAGAGAGAAACTTGCAGGCCTTTTGACTAAGCTGCGACAGAGGAACCCCATCAAGAACACCAATAGCCACTTCCTCTCGAGAACAAAAAAGTCTCTGGAAAAAATTATTGGCTTCCTCTTTAAGGGAACCCTCATCATTCGACCAAGTTCCATCTTCCAACATAAGGCTgtgaattttatttctttttcttttgacaaTGGTTTGGAGGTGAAAGAAGCTTGTATTTCTGTCTTTGAACTTGATCCATTTTTCCCTAGATTTTTGGTACCAGTAAATCTCCTCTCTTAAGAGGACAGAATTTAACTCTTGTTGAAGTCGTTTTTCTTCTTCCCTCAAACCAGGGTCATCACAAGACTCCAAAGAAATTTGGACTCTGTTAATATTCTGCTCAAGCTCTCTTTTTGTAATGAAAATGTTGCCAAAAACTTCTAAGTTAAATTTTTGAGCATGTCTTTTTACAGCAGTCAGACTTTTGGATACATCCGGAGACCCAGAGTCCCAGGCCTTGTGAACTACTTCACGGAAGAGGGGATGGGTGGTCCATGCCGCTTGGAATCTGAAAGGACGGTTTTTCTTCCTCTTATTCATACCAGCAGGATTACACATGACCAAGATAGGTGAATGATCAGAGTGATACCTTCCCAGAATTTCGCAAAAAGCCTCAGGATAAAGCAGACGCCAATCTTCATTAAGGAAGGTCCTATCCAATTTTTTTGCTACATCCAATCCTCCCTTAACTCTCTTGTGCCAAGTAAACTTCCTTCCCTTCGTACCCATATCCTAAGTCCGCAGCTATCCATGGCAGTTGCAAAAGCAGGAGATCTGTTAGCGTTGAAGGCCCCTCCTTTCACATCTGTTGAGATGAGAACTTCGTTGAAGTCTCCAAGAGCAATCCAAGGGCAGGAAATAATAGCAGAGAACTTTTCAAGATATTCCCAAAGGGTTCTATATTGCACCTAAGGATGGGCATAAATAACGTTGCACACCCATGCATTAGACCCATTTTACCGCTTCGAAGGAGACACAATGCTCAGTGATATCAAGAATTCTACTTTCCTTCCGAGACTCCTGTACCAGAACCTAGATACCCCCACTCTGGCCCCTAACCTCAAAGATGCCAACACTACTATACCCGAGCTTCTCCCAAAAGAATTTCATCTCATCAAAGACTATGAGTTTCAATATCAATAAAGAAGGTAGGATGGTGATTCTTCACAATCTCCTTAAAGTGCACGCGGGCTAAGTTACTAGATGCCCCTCTCACATTCCACGCTAAGATGCTTATGTTTTCACTATCCATAGCAATAAACAATAAATTTAGGAAAATTACACTACCTGCTTTATAGCTCAAGCACCCTTTTCTCGGCGATCTCCTTTCCCTTTCCAACATTGGGCCCAAAAAACTTCTGGTTCCTTTCATCCTGCTCCTTAGCTCCCGCATCTTGTGGTGAGTTCTGAAGGGAGCGTGGCCTTAGACGCTTTCTGTTATAATGGAAAAAGGGAGTATCTAATTTGCTTCCACTTGTTCCTGCTACTGTTCCCTCGTGTGAAGGAGAAAGATGTTTGGTGTTATTGTCCTTGGATTGATTATTAGACTTGCCTGAGGAGGGATGCCCATATTTCATTAGCCTTTTTGAGAGATTAGCTACCACCAAAGGTCTTTTTGTGACGGGCCTATTGTTCGGGCCCTTGGGATTTAAGATTCTTGTCCACATCTCTTAGAACCTTCCCTTTTTTCTTAATCACCTTAATCCATGCCCCAATTGCCTCCTCCTGATTAGATGCATGAACATCTCCTAATTCCGCATGCACCTTACTAGGCGCTGACTTTGGATATCCCTGATTTTCCTCAGCAATTGAAGACTTGCCAAAAAAGGAAGCATCTTGCTGCTGCTCTGTCTCTGCAGAGTCAGCGTGCTAGTTATCGTTTTCCGGCAAAGGAAAATCTTCCTCCACCGCTTTAACGTCATTAACCTTCTTGCAATCAACTCCAACATGACCATAACACTTGCACTTCTCACAAATCAGTTCAAGATGTTCATAATCCACTTTGTAAATAACATCATCCACTTCAATCTCATCAATCAGCGGCACTCCTAAATCGATGAGGATACATGCCCGGGCAAATTTTCCCCTTTCCGCCTCTTTTGTCGCAATGTCCACTTTAATCGGTTTGCCTACCGCCGTCGCAATACGTTGCATGGCCTTTTCCTGGTAGTAAAAGATCTTCAGCCCATTGAAACGAACCCACACAAGAGTGGAACCAAAGGATTCCTCTGCCGGATGGAACTCAAATGACCAGGGTTTAACTGCCAAATAAAAGCCGTCGATCATCCACGGGCCTCCAAGGAGAACCTTCTCTCGATCTTCCAAAAGATCGCATTTCACCAACATCCAAAATTTCATATCCTCCCTTAAGCCTCCAAATGAAGCATAGTCTATGAGATAAAGCAGTGTGACTGACATGCTTGCCAAGAACCTTCACTACAATGGAGTCTTTGTAGGGTTCAGCTAGAACCTTTCTTCCTTCACTAGAAAAGGTCACTTTAGGCCTTCCCCCATTGCCTCCCTCAACCACAGCAAGACGATCCCCCTCCAGATATTCATCAATAACCAAGGGTTTAGGTGTCGAAACCCCTGAAGGATACCTTGCTTCCGAAGGTCCCTTGCGTGGCTGGTCTCCCCCCACCCTTGCTTCTTTCTTCACCCGCATCCTTGTGCATCCCACGTTGATCCCCTTGTGCCGccactctctctccccctctcgcACCTTCTCTCATTGTGTTTTTCAAATCACACAAACATCATAATTTAGTCCCTCGTTTCAGAATATTAATCTATTGAGACCAAGATATTCTCTaaattttcattttattatttGCTGGTTCtcttattccttttttttttttcaaaatcatgaGCAGAATTAATCTGGTGGATGAAAATTTTCCTCACACTTGTAATCTCATCGCAAACTTTAAGATTTTGTTTGAATTAGTAGTAAATAATGAGAAGTACGAAAATGTAATCAAACTAAATGTCAAGATATGCAATTATATTTATGGAAGGAAAATTGAAACTTATATTTGAATGTATCATTGAGTTTGGACTGTGTTTGAAGAATATATGGTGGACTTATCATATTAGGAATATATCACTTTATAATTAATAGTTTTATTTGAGTCTTGTATTTGAACCAATATTAGTCAATTTCCCATTTTTTTTCACTGAAAGTGTTGGTCTCTTAGACTTAGTAATCTTTTGTTATTATTAGTTTCcatactaatttttaaaaaaattaaattttctaCCTATATAAGTAaaagttttataataaaataataaactaaATAAGTACATTTTATTGTGTTTACACTTTACACTGATTTTTAAATCTTATACTAATATTGACATCAATATTCTTTTTTgtgttaattatttttactaattttGTATTTTATACTAAAATCTTGCCATATCTTATAATTTCTAAACATTGTCGAATCTTTGTATCCGTAATTCTATAATCTATAGCGTATTATTTGTGTATGTTGCAGTGTTAGTCTTCTGTTTCATTTATCCATAGAAGTTTGCCAACCTTTACTTTTCCCCAACTGTCAAAGCAGAAAAAGAGGAAAGGATGCTCTACTTTTTAACAATATTGTACTCGCCTTAAATATTTCCTGAAAGCAAGCATGTTGTTAAATCATTTTATGCTTTATCATTTGCTCTAGTTTGATACATTGCTGCACTTGTCCCTATAATCTAGATTCAAATAGGAAGAGAATTTTGAAGTTCTACTAATATTCAACCATTTGGGTTATATGAATTATTACAATATAATTGACTATAAATTTATTTGCAATATGTACAGAAATATTTTGAAGGCATGGACGAGATAAGTGTTCATGAACATCCATACCTACAAGAAGTCTGGCAAGGTGGTAAAAATGATCTGCAAAAAGATTGGTTTTACAATTTGGAATCTTTGACCTTGAGTGGGATTGAATTTGAATTATATGCAATTCCATCTAATGTTCTTTGTTGCCTGAAGAGACTAAAAGAACTTACTGTGCGTGATTGCGACAAAATAAAATCCATCTTTGAGATGAATGACACCGTGTTTAGGGGAACATTCCAATTAAAGAAGTTGTATTTAGACTGGCTACCGAATATGACACATGTGTGGGAAATGGATAATCAAGGAATTTCCTGCTTTCAAAATCTGCAAGAAGTGATTGTTGAGTCATGTGACAAATTGGAAACACTATTCCCTACAGCTCTGGCCAGGGATCTTAGGATGCTCGAGCAGCTTGATGTAAGTTTCTGCGATGAGTTGCTAGAAATTGTTGGAAGGGAAGatggagagaaagagaaaaaggaagcagAAGAAGGCACTACAGGAAAGAGTTTGTTTCCTCGATTAACAAAGCTGAAACTAAATATATTGCCGCAGCTCACTTGCTTTTGCTCTACAACGTTCACTCTGGGTTGCCCCGAGTTACACGTATTAGACGTGATTGGCTGTAATAAGTTGCAGCTATTTCAGGGTCAGCTAAAAGCAGAAGATAGTACTTCAATTACCATACATCCCACTTTCTCGAGCATACAGGTAACATACATGAATTATCTGCTCTCACACTCTGGCGCATTCTTTCTTTCGTTTTCTTCTAATTGTCTGATTAAGAGAAATGTTGTGTACTTATTCTTCCTCTTATAGCAAGTCAATGTATATTACAGTTTCACCACTGGGCTTGATGTAGGGATGTATATTGTCTCATTAATTAATTCAGACTTCTTCCCTTTCTTTGATGGAGTATATTTGTTTTCACCTGGAATAGGTTATTTCTGAGGTGGAGCATTTGTGTCTTAATTGGAAAGACACTTCGGTGTTATGTTCATTGTTAAGTCAAGTTGCAGATGATGAAAAACTTCAATATTTAAATGTGCTCGAGTTATACTTAGATGATGATGTGAATGAGAAGTCCACTTTGCCTTTGCAACTGCTTGAGAAGACACCCAATTTAGAAAAATTGGAAATATACTATTGTATTATCCAGGAGATATTCTCTCAATTAGATACTCCCAAAATCATCAATAGTAATGGGACTCTCGGAAACTTGAAACAGTTGCATCTGTTTGATTTATCTGAACTGAGCTCCATTAGTGGTTTAGAGCACCTGCCAAAGCTACAGTTACTATATGTTTCTGAATGTCCAAGTTTGACATCATTAGTAGTGCAATCTGGCTCCAATCTGAATGAACTGAAAATAAGCAGGTGTCATAGATTAGCATGTTTATTCACATCCCGAACAGCAAGAATGTTAAAAAACCTCAAGGAGATGTGTATTTACAGTTGCGAATCAATGAAAGAAATCGTGGGAGAAGATGAGCAAGATGAGATACAGGAGAATCAAGAGATCAAATTTGAGCGACTAGAGAGGATAAGACTTGAAGATTTGGAAAGCCTGGATTGCTTTTATCCAGGCAATGCTACTCTGCAGTTACCCTCTTTGATTCAGGTGGAGATACTAGAGTGCCCCAAGGTGAAAATTTTCTCTCGTGGTCCGATAAATGCGGAATCCTTTAGAGGAATTCGATATTCTTACTACCAAGATGATGATTTGGTCTTCCACAGTGATCTTAACTCCAGCATAGGAAGGTTGTTCTTGTATCAGGTAAGGACTCTTATCTGTATCCAATTTTGTTGTGACAAAAACATAATTTGACTATCGCATCTTACAATGAAGTAAAATTTTGTATCTCACTGCAAATTTTGTTACAATTTCAAAAAGACTATTTCTTAAATTAATGATGATTAATACACATATAGTTTGATTAAATATAATATTGAAAATCTTAAACCGCTGAGAAATTTAAGTCCTAGTAATATTTTTTCTTGCTGTTCATATTGAATAGTTATTGTCAAGGATGAATTAGGACATTATGATGCTTGTAGTCCAGCTAGATTAAGAGGCAAAactgattcatatgaactataaAAATACCAGTAAACATTATTTATTGAGTATGAATATGCTCTCATTGATATAATGTGTTTTCCTGACTTtccctttcttcccttttcttcctTTTAATTCCAGGGACATTTAGCTCTTGGTGATTTTCCACAGCTGGAAGAGATATGGCTTGGTGCACAGGAGATTCCAAGTGACTTTTCTTTCAGCAAATTGAAATCTTTGAAGGTGGAAGGATGTGAATTTTTATCTGATGCAGTACTGTCATCTCATTTATTTCCTCTGCTAGAAAATTTGGAAGAGTTGTGCGTACAAAAATGTGATCGTGTGAAGGCAATATTTGATTTGAAGGATACATCAACTCGTGATCCAAACATGATTGTTACACTTGGATTGAAGACACTGATTTTGAAGCAGTTGCCAACTCTGAGGCATGTTTGGAACAAGGATCCTGAAGGATATCTCAGTCTTCCATCTCTCTGCAAAGTTATTGTTGATGAATGTAAAAGTATAAAGACTTTGCTCCCGTCATCAAATACCGAAAAAGAAGAACCATGTGCAATATTGCCATCTCATTTACTTTCGTTCTTAAGTAAGTTGGAAGAGTTGCAGGTGCGAAAATGTGATTCTGTTGGGGCAATATTTGATATGATAGATGCACCAAAACATGATGCAGACATGATTATTATTCCCTTGAGGACATTGATCTTGGAGCGGCTTCCAAATCTGAGCCATGTTTGGAACAGTGACCCTAAAGGAAGCCTGAGCCTTGCATTGGAGAAAGTTACTGTCAATGAATGTAAAAGCATAAAGAGTTTGTTTCCAGCATCAGTTGCAAAAGATAATATACAAAAGTTAGATGTGAGATGCTGTGCCGAGTTAGTGGAAATTGTTGCAAACAATGAAGCAACGATAAAAGAAGCAAACAAAGAGGTTACTATTTTCACGAAGTTAACCTCATTGACACTCTGTGATTTGCCAAATCTGAAGAGCATTTGTTCTGAAATGCAAATTATAGATTCATCAAAGTTGGATGGCTGTGAAAAATCTTCATCAAGTGCAATACTACCAtcttatttacttccttgcctAAGTAAGTTGGAAGAGTTGCAGGTGCAAAAATGTGATTCTGTTGAGGCAATATTTGATGTGATAGATGCACCAACACATGATGCAAACATGATTGTTATTCCCTTGAAGACATTGATTTTGGAGCAGCTTCCAAATCTGAGCCATGTTTGGAACAAGGATCCTAAAGGAAGCCTGAGCCTTTCGTTGGAAAAAGTTACTGTCAATGAATGTAAAAGCATAAAGAGTTTGTTTCCAGCATCAGTTGCAAAAGATAATATACAAAGATTAGATGTGAGAAGCTGTGTGAAGTTAGTGGAAATTGTTGCAAACAATGAAGCAGCCAAAGAAGAAGCAAACAAAGAGGTTACTTTGCTCACGAAGTTAACCTCATTGACACTCTGTGATTTGCCAAATCTGAAGAGCATTTGTTCTGAAATGCAGATTATAGATTCATCAGATGTGGATGGCTGTGAAAAACTTTCCTCAAGTGCAATACTTCCATCTTATTTACTTCCATGTCTAAGTAAGTTGGAAGAGTTGCAGGTGCAAAAATGTGATTCTGTTGAGGCAATATTTGATGTGATAGATGCACCAACACATGACTCAAACATGATTATTACAATTCCCTTGAAGAGAATGACTTTGGAGCATCTTCCAACTATGAGGCATGTTTGGAACAAGGATCCGCAAGGTAGTATCAGCCTTGCATTGGAAGCAGTTACCATCAATGAATGTAAAAGCATCAAGAGTCTGTTTCCAGCATCAGTTGCCAAAGATAACCTACAAAAATTAGAAGTGAGAAATTGTGTGGAGTTGGTGGAAATTGTTGCTAGAGATGAAGCAGCCACCAAAGAAGCAAGTAAAGAGCTAGCTATGTTTCCCAAGTTAACTTTGTTGGTGCTATGTGATTTGCCAAATCTTGGTTGTATCTGTTCTGGAATGCAAATTCTTGATTGGCCACTATTAGAAAAATTAAATGTTTATCATTGTGAAAATCTGAAGGTATTAGCAGCAAATTCCCCAAATTCTCCACGTTCTTATCCAGAGGATCAAGATACCATTACAATAGAAAGTCATGGCATCCTTTCAACTGGATCGGTATGTCCGAAAGCTCTGTTACCAGCAATTTGCACTGAGTTCTCATGTTTATTAGTTTGATATATAACTTCCAAGTTTCTGGTTAAACACAGAGAATATGCATTTAGTCTTTATAGATATTGAAGaggtttattttactttttataaatCTGTTAAAACACACACGTGTGCATAAATTTCTATTATATTTTCATACCTAATCATGCATATCCTTAACTTTTATAAATGTCACTTTTTAATATTGCTAGCTGAAAGCAGGGACTAAAAGTTATTAGTAAAATGAGGAATCAAAAGAGAGTGAATTAATTTGTTATTCCAATAGTTATAAATACTAAATAACTAAATTCTAGAAAAGGTAAATTAAATGGACATTGTCCCTATCTTAATTTCTTATTGATTTCTTATCCTAGGTTGCCCTTCAGTTGGTGAAACTGTCCCTGAATAAGGAAGACATCATTATGATTGAGCAAGAACTACCTCATGTGGACCTCCAAAAAATAAAAACCCTCACTTTGCAGAGTTTTAATGATGATTCAGATACATTTCCAAATGATTTCTTTACAAAGGTGCCACTACCCAATATAAAAAAGCTACGCCTGATAGACAGTGCTTTTGAAGCGTTATTCCACTCGCAAAGGCCtgagctagaacaacataccaAAATCCTTTCACAGCTTAAAAAATTGGAGCTTAAAAATCTATACAAGCTCAAATCCATAGGGTTGGAGCACAGTTGGGTGGCCCCACTTCTTGAAAATCTCAAGGTCTTGAAAGTCTTGGAATGCAGTTGTTTGACAAATTTGGTACCATCTACTGTACAATCTTTCTCCTGCTTGACTGAACTGCATGTAGAGGGTTGTGCAAGATTGCAATACTTGTTCACATCCTCAACTGCCAAACGTTTGGTTGCATTGGACGAGATATCTGTTTCCAACTGTGAATTGCTGGAAACCGTAGTGGCACATGAAGAGAGTGATAAACCAGATGATCAAGTGATATTCCCGGAACTCTGGAACCTGTCTCTCAGCAAGTTACCAAGACTTGGAAGCTTCTACACAGGGAACTCAACTTTGAAGTTCCGGTGGTTGATGAATGTTACGATCACCGAGTGCAAGTGCATGGAAACTTTCTCTCGCGGTAATCTGGTGGTAGCACACAAGCTACGAAATGTGGATATAGATGAAGAGCATTTGTCCAAAGTTGATCTGAATACTGTGATCCAGCAACAGTTTGAGAAAAAGGAAAGGAAGCAACCTTAAGTTAGCACAATCAAAATCTCACTCACACGACTTATTCGTAAGTGTATACATACTATTCAATACTACCCAATTCAAACTTAAATAACTGTTTATTTGGATATGTTGGTTTTTTAATACACCACTTTGTCTAATTGGGCAATAAGTTTAAAATGGAGGGAATATTGTCTAATGAGCTAAGTTAATTCTCAAGGGTAAGAACTACATATGCTGGTAACTGATATTAACTAATTACACCATGTCTATCTGCTCATAGTATATGTTTTTTTTTCCCGTGCTGCAGTGCACTAGTTGGAAGCTAAACATTCAAGAAAATTGTACTGGTTCAGtttttgattattttaattttcattagtGATGGCTCTGTTCATCATCTAATGATTGTTGTCCTTTGTGAATATTAATTAGCCACAGCCACAATTGGTTGATGTTTATTCCACCTGAATTATTTTGATACTTTGAAGAGAGTAATTGTGAAAAAGATTCATTCAACATTGAGTAATACATACGTGACTTGATATATAAGTTAGATATACACTGAATTCACAATTGATTCTCATTCGATCTTCTTCTAGAACATGTCTGACATCTTTATAACAAAGTATCTCTAGGTGAGTTTTTTGCAGAGATAGCAAATATTGAAGGGtgtgtttgatttatttatttatttatttatttattttcagaattttatgaaagaaaaaggtaaaaacagtaaaaataataaaattctgtTTTCCGTTTTCACTTTCGGTTGTTTTTTCTTCACAAAATTCTGAAAATAAGAAACATTGAAAATGAAAACACAAAATAAACGCATTAGACCTTGCGTTGTAAATGTGACTTGGTTTGGGTGGTTGTAATTCAACACATGAAGAatcttatttaatttcttttctttcaattctaAAACTGTTTTTACTTTTTGCAAATATCTTACATACCTGTTTATGAAATTTTATGTTGAAGGTTGTATGGGACTCCAAATGCAGCAAGAGCAAAAGTGGATCACATCATGACAACAACTGTTCAAATAATAAAGTGGttgtttctttattgttgaaaTGTGGTGTGCATGAAATAAGTTCCCTGTAATCTTACAGAGAAGAAGTGTGAATGGCTTTTAAGTGACATGAAAGtattattattttgtattttcGTACATGATGTGAGGTGTGTGTATTATTTTGAAGTTATTGAAACTGTACTTGTAGAAAATAAAAGTGACCTCCAATTTTAGAGGAGTATGGTTTGTGTAGAAGTTGTGAGAGATTGTTCTAAGAACAGAGTTGACAATGGCATATATGTTTAAAACTTCGATAAAGATGACTTGTATGTTTAGAGAAGAGATAAGACATATGTAGTTGTTTCTTTGCTTAGGCTCCCCTATCATGCTTCCGAGGTTTGCATTATGGTTTTGAAAATTACGAAAACTAGAATGATGACTCAAATAAATGATAACAGCtgttaataaatattataaaacaattttaaatacATAATTACAAATatgaatagaaaaatattttgtgaaataatAAAAGTTTAATCACATGAAAATATTCGTTATAAATTTATACAAATTTTAAGATTTGCAGTTATTTATAGGTCAAATTATCTTtactaaaaattttatatatacacataaaaaattagtcattatatatttgCGTATAAGTATTTGTGTTGTTTCacttttaatgtgtattttatattttaatatgtattttatacaaGTAACTGTTTTTTGTGTATNNNNNNNNNNNNNNNNNNNNNNNNNNNNNNNNNNNNNNNNNNNNNNNNNNNNNNNNNNNNNNNNNNNNNNNNNNNNNNNNNNNNNNNNNNNNNNNNNNNNNNTAAATAAATTGTACTTTTATTGGatagaattaaaatataaatattaaaataaaataatattattttaaaggAGAAATTTGTTTGGTGTATTGGAGATCTTGAACAGAATTTTTAGTTCTTTAAATAGAAGAGAGAAGGGTAGCTAGCTAATGAGATGGACTATGTCCATATTGTTGATTCTTGTTTCGGGCCTTACCTAGAACTCGATGGTTGGGCTTTGAAGGGAAGACCCAAACATTAAAGGGGGGTGGTCTCCGACTTGTTCGAGTCTGGGAGCCGCCGTCTGAGTTGTATGTTTCGAAGAATGgcgggtggtacctgcaaagacactccgatgcctaagtcagcaaaagGGTAAGCAGGTTTTGAATGAATTGGAACTTGA from Arachis ipaensis cultivar K30076 chromosome B02, Araip1.1, whole genome shotgun sequence harbors:
- the LOC107624974 gene encoding uncharacterized protein LOC107624974, with product MRQVLSQMGVKPSLIFSVNVLSDKEAETLFKKRAGIVDKNFELGKIAAEITKKCHGLPMSIVTTAKALKNQSPSVWEDTRLKLHRQSLTGTPEYSTRLSYNLLENEELKLTFLLCASMGHDALIADLVKRCIGLGFLQDIYTVREARDRVQSLLVKLKQSGLLSDSYSSDHFSMQNLVRNAALSIASADNHVFRLTKGKLDEWPDEDKLEKYTDIFLQHCDFIEEFPRRIRCPRVRVFHIDNNDPHLKIPDNFFQEMKELRVLILTGIHLLPLPSSIGYLTKLRMLCLEHCKIDEKSLCIIGELKNLRILSFSGSEIESLPVELKNLSKLQIFDISNCTKLGGIPPKVISSMTRLEELYMRNTSIQWKINEEQENQSEIASLSELGHLNQLSNLDLQIPSAAHLPKNLFFDRLQNYKIIVGSSERYSKQEFKMPEKYELVRFLAIQQKYGFDIHSQNEIKMLFERVENLLLEKFNGVQDLFYELNLKGFPCLKELFIVSNSDICSLINPKDRKRPEMAFPKLELLDLYKLKNMKEICSSSCELSKPSFGKLKIIKIMLCSALKNVFQISLVGFLTALETIEVSECSSLKEIVHVENTSQIGTLGFPELRHLSLRSLVEFVGFDPILLEDSRILFHGRVGVTKLERLELSAIQIDCIWNDGQSSHFGNLIHLDVNNCGNLKYLLSLSVAKGLVNLQSLFISECEQMRCIFNQEQCRDSSKKDSIFPKLKNIKLSSMKRLSEIWSFGVRKDSFGKLDTLIIEKCDKLVNVFPSYLVGIFRSLSSLRVTSCNSMEAIFDLAFKNKYAKYVSRLQEVHLETLPKLEHVLRWRENQEGIFYFNHLQKMYVQDCENLENMFPVFVAENLENLEYLVVLDCIRLREIVAKGEEEDIKRGREFKLPKLTTLNFSKLPKFKSFYPGVNGLSCPLLNELSIELCDNLELFTEEKVDASSGKERILFPEEVINNLKSMQIEWQHAKSSTRYRRDNLEELRLSRLKKTEVIYSFLHSNPNLKSLWLNDCSFKVLMPLEKPANFESLGVVPKLKSLKLTNLSRLEKIGFEQDAILQRIEFLILKNCHGLSTIALSSVSLAYLTNLEVVDCQGLKYLMSLPTARSLSQLNVMKVIDCKSLTEIVSEQGKEEENALCEVNILFKQLKTLELVSLKSLESFCNSESCVFEFPSLEKLVVSACPKMESFCREVKSTPILQKIYVVHDKEKKRWCWNGHLQATIQDMFKNKKYFEGMDEISVHEHPYLQEVWQGGKNDLQKDWFYNLESLTLSGIEFELYAIPSNVLCCLKRLKELTVRDCDKIKSIFEMNDTVFRGTFQLKKLYLDWLPNMTHVWEMDNQGISCFQNLQEVIVESCDKLETLFPTALARDLRMLEQLDVSFCDELLEIVGREDGEKEKKEAEEGTTGKSLFPRLTKLKLNILPQLTCFCSTTFTLGCPELHVLDVIGCNKLQLFQGQLKAEDSTSITIHPTFSSIQVISEVEHLCLNWKDTSVLCSLLSQVADDEKLQYLNVLELYLDDDVNEKSTLPLQLLEKTPNLEKLEIYYCIIQEIFSQLDTPKIINSNGTLGNLKQLHLFDLSELSSISGLEHLPKLQLLYVSECPSLTSLVVQSGSNLNELKISRCHRLACLFTSRTARMLKNLKEMCIYSCESMKEIVGEDEQDEIQENQEIKFERLERIRLEDLESLDCFYPGNATLQLPSLIQVEILECPKVKIFSRGPINAESFRGIRYSYYQDDDLVFHSDLNSSIGRLFLYQGHLALGDFPQLEEIWLGAQEIPSDFSFSKLKSLKVEGCEFLSDAVLSSHLFPLLENLEELCVQKCDRVKAIFDLKDTSTRDPNMIVTLGLKTLILKQLPTLRHVWNKDPEGYLSLPSLCKVIVDECKSIKTLLPSSNTEKEEPCAILPSHLLSFLSKLEELQVRKCDSVGAIFDMIDAPKHDADMIIIPLRTLILERLPNLSHVWNSDPKGSLSLALEKVTVNECKSIKSLFPASVAKDNIQKLDVRCCAELVEIVANNEATIKEANKEVTIFTKLTSLTLCDLPNLKSICSEMQIIDSSKLDGCEKSSSSAILPSYLLPCLSKLEELQVQKCDSVEAIFDVIDAPTHDANMIVIPLKTLILEQLPNLSHVWNKDPKGSLSLSLEKVTVNECKSIKSLFPASVAKDNIQRLDVRSCVKLVEIVANNEAAKEEANKEVTLLTKLTSLTLCDLPNLKSICSEMQIIDSSDVDGCEKLSSSAILPSYLLPCLSKLEELQVQKCDSVEAIFDVIDAPTHDSNMIITIPLKRMTLEHLPTMRHVWNKDPQGSISLALEAVTINECKSIKSLFPASVAKDNLQKLEVRNCVELVEIVARDEAATKEASKELAMFPKLTLLVLCDLPNLGCICSGMQILDWPLLEKLNVYHCENLKVLAANSPNSPRSYPEDQDTITIESHGILSTGSVALQLVKLSLNKEDIIMIEQELPHVDLQKIKTLTLQSFNDDSDTFPNDFFTKVPLPNIKKLRLIDSAFEALFHSQRPELEQHTKILSQLKKLELKNLYKLKSIGLEHSWVAPLLENLKVLKVLECSCLTNLVPSTVQSFSCLTELHVEGCARLQYLFTSSTAKRLVALDEISVSNCELLETVVAHEESDKPDDQVIFPELWNLSLSKLPRLGSFYTGNSTLKFRWLMNVTITECKCMETFSRGNLVVAHKLRNVDIDEEHLSKVDLNTVIQQQFEKKERKQP